GCAtatttttacaaatactgtgatAATGATAAGCATATTAAGCTATACTCGTGATACAGATCTTTCCACTGCTCCCAATGAAACACTCTGAAGCCTGAACGCTTGCAGGATCAAACCAGTGTGGCCTGCTGCTTCGTGTGAGGTGTCAGGTAAACGGTCGTAATTCTGTGTTAATCCGTGTCACAGTTTTATCCGAATGAAACTCACTCTTAAAACTGAACAGGTTGTTGATTGAGAATTTCAAAAATGTCAGTATTTATTCCTCTTAGCTTCCACATTTTGGGGCGAGTGGGTCTGAGGACTTCACAGGATCAGCCTCAGACGCTGGCCTCCACTTTTAGCAGCAGCTATTTCTGTCTGCTCTGGCTGCGTCACACTGAACAGAAGGAGATAAGAGTCAGGGCTTAGAGGAACCCTGCATGCCTCATTATGACTCCTGTTATTTCTGTTGGCTGTGAAGCCGAGGCTGAGGccagactgtttttttttttatttattgaatctAGATTCTTATTCTGGACgaaacagttttattttctatcttaATTTGTTAGAGCAAGAACATAGTCTGAGTTGCATGACACTGTGCAGAAATGTTCACTCGTGCAGATTTAATGCTCCACTGTAAGAAGAAGGGTTTATTGTGTTAATAAAAGCAGGTATTACATCACAGTGAGACGACATATGGTCCCACTTAATAAAACCATCAACCAGCATGTCAGAACTGTGTGAACCTGAGGATACAAACCATAAGGAAACATCAAAAGCTTTTACGAGTCCTGAGAATGAACTGTATGCGTTCATGAAACTGTCCCCCAGTCTTATTTACTGTTATTTGACATTGTTGAAAGACACAGGCCGAAACAATGACGcgtgtctcctccatgttgtgtGTTCAGCGGCGTGCTACCATCTATTTGCTGTTCAAACAAGCTTTTCATTGTTTGTAGTGCGGCTTGTTTTAGAGGCTCTAACATGCCTACACTCATTTTGAGGGAACAGCTGCTGTAATACAAGGATGAACCTTTGTTAACATTGGAGATAATACCGATTGGATTACTGATTGTGTGTAGATAGACTGTTTTTGCAGAGCAGGGAACACATGGGGAGCTTTCTCACCTAAAGTTGTTTACACGTTGCATTGTTGCCTCTAATTGAGCAGTTAAGTTGTTCAAAAGGCTTTAGTTGTATTCACCTATTTGctttattaaaataacaatCTTACCCTTGCATTCTATTTCATGGGGGATtgatgtttagatgtttggccATATAAAACACTGTCTGTGCTGATTCTTGCACATGCATAAAAATACAACAGACATGATTTGGGCCTGACTGCTGGACCTCGGCattaaaacacagcagctgtgcAGATTTTACCCCAGACCTGTTACATAAAGGGATTTATGAGCCTGGCACTGCTCTCTGACATCGTACCACATCTGTTGGATCCAGAGTATTTAACTCCTGCGGAAAACAGCAAACATCTTGGCTGTCGTTGTCGGAACCTATGTGACAGAATCGGCCATTAAAAATAGCTGTGGGCCGTGCACGGGGATTTGTCACGCAGTGTTGTGTATCCGGTGTcgagctgcagaggagctgctgctggtgaggGCAGGTTGAATAAAGCCACAGTTTATGTTGACGGCTGGAGAGAGTAAAGCAGGGAGCCGCTCTGACTCCACGCAGCTGCAGCCATAACCAGGCAGCAGAGGGAATGTGATGTAACAGCACTCAGGCTGTTGATGCACGTCTGGCAATCATCAAATCGTCGACTGTTCGGTGGCTTTCAATATCATTATTTGAAAGTTTAAATCCCCTGAAACTCTGGTTTTCAATTTCTCTATAACTTTGGATATTCACAGACATCCTGAGGCATTATTTcttgaaatatttaacattCAAAAACTGATCTGCTTTGATAGAACTGTGTGGGAGTGGTGGTTTAAACTGCAGACATAAGCAGGCgtcacaaaatgttttgaaatccTGAATCGTGTGAACTCACcatttcataaatatatatcagcTTCCTAAATAAATCTGATATAATTTAAGATCCAGGAATCATTtactggggaaaaaaaatgctcaAAGTATTCCAAATATTGCttaattcatgttttaattGATGTTCTCCATttagttatatattatattttatgttaGTTATATCTTCTGTAAATTATATCAAGTGTTGTTTAACATAAGCATgaagggaaagaaaacaaatgaacattttatttaatttaacattttatggTCAAAAACCttaaaacgtgtgtgtgtgtgcacgtgcaggtACAGGTGATGTTGTCGCCATCATGATCCCAGAGCCTAAAGGTCGTGAGATCGTGAACTTGCTGGAGCGGGGCACCATGGTCATGATGCAGATCAGCATTGGAACCCGCAACCTGCAGAAGTACGTGAGCAGAACGTCGGTGGTGTTcgtctccatctccttcatcgTGCTCATGATCATCTCCCTCGCGTGGCTCGTCTTCTACTACATCCAGAGGTTCCGCTACGCCAACGCACGGGACCGCAACCAGGTACCAGACCGTGGGCTCTTGGTTAAATCGCCGTACAACCCGGTGagatgatgtgtgtctgtgtgcagaggAGACAAACTAGTCTCACTCTAGACATTGGTCCGTGCACTTTCCCATCTGGTGCGGACGCTGTAAGGCTGCAGGGTGAGATCTGAATTAGTCTGACAGCCGGTCGTACGGAGACGTGAAGAACCAGTGAACCATCAACCAGCTCTGCTCTCTGGCTCTCCCAGGCCGCTGTGCAAAAACTTGCTTCTGCCATCTCTCTGTAATAAATGGCCTCTGACGTTCCTTTGACGTCTGTAATGACAGGACATCACTGAGGACGTTGTAAGCTGAGCCGGTATCCGTGGCAACCATTGTTTGCTTTTTCACTTTGATTTATGTCTTATGAAGTATTCACAGATATTGAACAAATctgttttcaatttattttcaagAGAGCCAAGTAGGCGGAAAGAGATTCTAAGGCCTCAGTTCTTCCGATATTTACAATTTGACCCTGTGTTTTTATTACCAACATTTATGCCAAAGAGCTGGAACAATTTGATTTGAAACATTTGCAATTGTCACAGTCTTGAACAATGTTCCCGACACATTCCACATTTTATTATTCCCACATTTCTCCAGGTTATTTCAGCTTTTGTTCATTTACGGGCACAACCTCAAGCTGTAAGTTTATTAGTCTAAAACATTTTCAGACTCGTGTTGTCTGACTGATGGACGGCAACATTCATAAAATACAATTCAGAAGATGCCTTATTAATCTAGTATTCTGATATCGTGTTAAAGTCAGGTTTTATCAAAAGTAACGGGATaatgcttttttattttgtggtcCACTGGTTTCGTAACTGGTTCAATGCTCGTATTCTATACCCTGATCTatacacaataaataatatatatacatttttgaatTCTAACAGACGAATGAGAAACCTGCATCCTGCTGAGTTACTGTTTTTTGTCCTCTATGATCGTAAAGTAAAGATTTATTTATGTCTTACAGAGACGTCTTGGAGATGCTGCCAAAAAAGCCATCAGCAAGCTGCAAGTACGCACCATTAGGAAAGGAGACGAGGTAAACCACTGACAGTGTCAATGAGTTCACACGTAAAACATGAACTCacagaaatgtgtttattctcattattttaattaccTGTAATTATAGTATATCGAATAAAGCTATATTGGGGAATTCTTTGGCTTCACCGTCCatgtttgtgcatttgttttgcgTTTCAGGAGACTGAGTCAGACTTTGACAACTGTGCAGTTTGCATTGAAGGTTATAAACCTAATGATGTTGTGAGGGTATTACCATGCAGGTAAGTTTTTCCATGATTACTGTTAAAATGTAACATCTCTGTATCTGTATATCCTGCAGAAAGTATTTTTACTGTGCGCTGCATGTTGGCAATCATTGGTGGTTGATGTTGTTAATTTGCGCTCTGTCCGTTTATGTTGTCAGGCATGTTTTCCATAAACACTGTGTGGATCCGTGGCTGCTGGACCACCGGACATGTCCCATGTGTAAAATGAACATCCTCAAAGCCTTAGGAGTTACTGTAAGTGCATTTTAACTGATCTGTGTTATAACTAACTGCTCTAATCTCTCATATTAAGACAAATCTAACTTTAAAGTGCAAAACCTGAAAGCGAAGAGACAAAGCATAATTTCTAAAGACTGTTGTTTCTGTCGTGTTCCAGCTCAACGCAGACTGCTTAGACGAGATTCCTGCAGACTATGAGATGTCTGTCGGAGGTCCATCCACCAACCCCATCAGCGGGGCGAGTGAAATCACAGTGAACGAGAGCTCGGTGGTGCtggacctgcagcagctgcaacacGACGCAGAGACGGCGCTTCAGGCGGGAGAGAGCCACCTCATGGCCAGCAGTGAGTACACGCATCACACTGACAGCTCACGTCATGATCTGAAGTCCGGACATCCTCCTAAgaattttccagaggggctgaatgtgagaacacaaatgtctgataTCCTCCCAGCACCAgagtaaaatgtccagaaaaggTCCAAgggagcccatgtgagaatacagcaggaaaatgtcagaaaatgttaCAGTGAGTGATTCGGTATGTCAATGTTGGTTCTTCAACAAagcaaaacatgaaaaaaaacaacttacaaatatctcaggatgaaaaagaggagtcaTACACTTAGAAGATGTCCAATTGGAACGCCAATAAGAAAGCACAAGAATAATCCTGCGTTCCATTACACCTCAGAGCTCGGCCCTCGAAATGACGTCACACCCGAATAACCCGAGTTTATAAAGTTGCAGTTCCAACTTCCGACTTGGGGGTCAGAAATTCAGAGATCCAAGGTTCAATGGATTAGTTGCGTAATTAATTAGCTAACTTTATTTGAAATAGATGAGTGAGTTCCACGTTGAGCTGCTACAACCCAGCGATGCTGCTCACACACTGATGCATCACTAATCCATTACTGTGGTCCATACTGCACAGTGACTTTCACCtcaaaaacaacatgagaacATTTTtccataatgttttttttcacttagTTAAATGGGATTTTCAAGGCAGTACATTTACACTGTGGTATTAGTACTTTTACTTAGGTAAATCATCTGAAGGCTTATATACACATGCAAaacaatatacatatttacttatatatacatattttctgTAAGTGCCATGTGTTCAGAGATCTTAAACTGAGAAGCAGGAAAGTTTACTCATATTCAAACATATTACTCAATATTTAATCAATATTCTGTTTTCTAACAGTGTTGAATGTGAGTTTTCTCAAAGTTTTATTCGGAGGCTTGAACAAGGTCAGCAGCCACCTGCTCTGTGTCTCCAGCTCAGATCCTCATGGGTGAAGcagaaggaaagaaggacaGCGTTCCCTTGCTAGAGTCACAACCTAACCCACATACAAAGGCCCCGTTTGTTCATGACATACTATACATTACAGCACCTTGTGCAAAGGCCCGAGGGCTGTTTATGTAACTGATGACTGCTGAGCACCTGCAAGCTATTACCACTGTGTAGTGTGGGAGTACATGCACATGTTAATATGTCACGCTCCCAGAACACGGAAGCAGACCGGGTGTGTCACGCGATTAGATCACCTCTTCTTGCttgaaagaggaagaaacaggGAAAACATTTCATCTCACGAGTTTTATCAGTCTCAttgtaatattttcttttattaaaatcatagactgtatataaagatggacgacatgtcggCTCCCcgaaagcatcttgatcgccccctggtggctgactgcagtacaggtcatttacctcccacctcctccatgttagtggatag
The sequence above is a segment of the Limanda limanda chromosome 2, fLimLim1.1, whole genome shotgun sequence genome. Coding sequences within it:
- the rnf150a gene encoding RING finger protein 150a, with protein sequence MAPSLILACRSLALSTWLLSFCFVHLLCLDFTVAEKEEWYTAFVNITYLEPGTAEVRSEKSECGRYGEHSPKREARGLVLLPRPLQDRQACDPHVRFPPVAHHAAWVALVAAGNCTYRDKIRNVASLNASAVVIYNVGSSNPNETITMPHPGTGDVVAIMIPEPKGREIVNLLERGTMVMMQISIGTRNLQKYVSRTSVVFVSISFIVLMIISLAWLVFYYIQRFRYANARDRNQRRLGDAAKKAISKLQVRTIRKGDEETESDFDNCAVCIEGYKPNDVVRVLPCRHVFHKHCVDPWLLDHRTCPMCKMNILKALGVTLNADCLDEIPADYEMSVGGPSTNPISGASEITVNESSVVLDLQQLQHDAETALQAGESHLMASSEHQPPLSCDSDTSVIMGLEVGLSEIELSAERECDEGKS